A window of Gasterosteus aculeatus chromosome 9, fGasAcu3.hap1.1, whole genome shotgun sequence contains these coding sequences:
- the vwa10.2 gene encoding von Willebrand factor A domain-containing protein 7 isoform X1, which yields MQTGVAVCTILSECKQVMLTKTQEVPTFDEAELLKGVIYSFHPLFSFDGKSTTHRDITQRAALRKTAEVCRDIAASEGRDFSLTIDDSVSFAEVQTACSSTSLRSTFMFINSIANMYLSNAIVDVAYALSEKHHFDNERFHGGRDVITTGVAAVKASVRRENFVAGRSTLGGVFHTLQDFYSHSNWVELGNIAPYSTLIKPEQPLQNLADLSTPTCRNCIGGNCGTNLLEQSLLTSGYFNLFSPEKPAGKCSHGGRFDQTSTHDPVGGINKDAVDSSHGSLHQKAADLAVDATLELLEDIRLAVGDKNFLRLMGLSQASVLCFVIDTTGSMSDDIAEVKRVSFEIIDSKRGTPEEPPAYILVPFNDPDFGPLTVTTNADIFKDRINKLTASGGGDTPEFALSGLQLALTAAPPSSEIFVFTDAPAKDFYLKSTITALIQSSKCVVTFMITDVSARRRRRRGSQGVASRSMSQNDAQLYSDLAQASGGQAIEVSKSDLSFATRVILDSSATAVVTVFQVVRNPGRPDNFTFTVDGSLRNMTAYITGTSSLTFELTSSTGVTQSSSQSSGPLASFTTAGNLHRLNINTDNQTGLWEIRVNSSDTYSVKVTGQSSVNFIFNLVEADEGGRGDFSLKEGRPLSGGNASLLVSVTESDTVKVTEVTLLDSSGTTEVNGSLQSVGSGNFLVTFSGVPAGDFVIRLRGEETSSTSRSTQRSFQRQASTQITTSSISVIAQANNTNIEPGSTISVPFTVATTANGVVNDSATGTFTVQVNNDRGYSLTAPDTVTIAAGKANGTVTLTAPASAVSGTDVTLTIQAENTAANDINFTVLRLSIVAKVTDITRPVCQVVSSSTNCPSSPALCTSSQWEFVANLTDGINGTGIESLTIRQGNGTLNTSTATGAEGENITVATYSASCCSQNVVLAAVDRVGNVGTCVGQARESTTNVSTAAPVLNTTSMTTAALNTTSAGSPTESISRYIYLSVAFSILWN from the exons ATGCAAACAGGTGTAGCAGTTTGCACAATACTATCTGAGTGTAAACAGGTGATGCTGACAAAGACTCAAGAGGTGCCAACGTTTGATGAGGCTGAACTGCTCAAGG GCGTCATTTACAGCTTCCATCCGCTCTTCTCCTTTGATGGAAAGTCCACCACTCACCGTGACATCACACAGAGGGCCGCCCTCAGAAAGACGGCCGAGGTCTGCAGAGATATCGCCGCCTCTGAGGGGCGGGACTTCAGCCTGACA ATCGATGACAGCGTGTCATTTGCCGAGGTGCAAACGGCCTGTTCCTCCACTTCCCTCCGCTCGACTTTCATGTTCATAAATTCCATCGCCAATATGTACCTCAGCAACGCAATAGTGGACGTTGCTTATGCGCTGAGTGAGAAGCACCATTTTGATAATGAGCGCTTCCATGGAGGACGTGATGTCATAACAACAG gCGTGGCTGCTGTGAAGGCCAGTGTGAGGAGGGAGAACTTTGTCGCAGGGAGGTCTACTCTTGGAGGGGTCTTTCATACCCTACAA GACTTCTACAGCCACAGTAACTGGGTGGAGCTGGGGAACATTGCTCCTTACAGCACTCTGATCAAACCAGAACAACCGCTCCAGAACCTGGCAG ACCTTAGTACACCGACATGTAGAAACTGTATCGGCGGGAACTGTGGGACGAACCTGCTGGAGCAGAGCCTTCTCACTTCAGGGTACTTCAACCTCTTCAGCCCAGAAAAACCTGCAG GTAAATGCAGCCATGGTGGACGTTTCGACCAGACGAGCACACATGACCCAGTGGGAGGCATTAATAAGGATGCTGTGGACTCCAGTCACGGCTCACTTCACCAGAAAGCTGCTGATTTGGCTGTGGATGCCACTCTGGAGCTACTGGAGGACATCCGACTAGCTGTTGGTGACAAGAACTTCCTGCG ATTGATGGGCCTCTCCCAGGCTTCTGTGCTGTGTTTTGTCATCGACACAACAGGCAGTATGAGTGATGACATAGCAGAGGTCAAGAGAGTGTCCTTCGAGATTATTGACAGCAAGAGGGGAACCCCGGAGGAGCCCCCGGCCTACATATTGGTACCCTTCAATGACCCAG ATTTTGGACCTCTGACTGTGACAACCAATGCAGACATCTTCAAAGACCGCATCAACAAGCTGACTGCaagcggaggaggagacacCCCAGAGTTTGCCTTGTCTGGACTGCAG CTTGCTCTGACTGCtgctccgccctcctctgagATCTTTGTCTTCACTGACGCTCCAGCTAAAGATTTTTACCTAAAAAGCACCATCACAGCCCTTATACAGAGCTCCAAATGTGTG GTCACTTTCATGATAACAGATGTCTCTGCTCGTCGACGGCGCCGCAGAGGTTCTCAGGGTGTGGCTTCACGTTCAATGAGCCAAAATGATGCCCAGCTGTACAGTGACTTAGCCCAAGCCTCTGGAGGTCAGGCCATTGAGGTCAGCAAGTCGGACCTCTCTTTTGCCACTAGAGTGATACTGGACTCATCAGCCACTGCTGTG GTGACAGTTTTTCAGGTAGTGAGGAATCCCGGACGGCCTGATAATTTTACGTTTACTGTTGATGGATCACTAAGGAACATGACTGCTTACATCACAGGAACATCCTCTCTCACTTTTGAGCTCACCAGCTCAACAG GTGTTACTCAGAGTTCCAGTCAGTCCAGTGGCCCTCTGGCGTCTTTCACCACAGCAGGAAACCTGCACCGTTTAAACATCAACACTGACAATCAAACCGGATTATGGGAGATTAGAGTTAACTCAAGCGACACCTACTCTGTCAAGGTCACAG GTCAAAGCTCAGTGAACTTCATTTTCAATCTCGTGGAAGCTGATGAGGGAGGCCGCGGGGACTTCAGCCTGAAGGAGGGACGTCCTCTTTCAG GTGGGAATGCCAGTCTCTTGGTCTCTGTGACAGAAAGTGACACGGTaaaggtcacagaggtcacTCTGTTGGACAGCTCAGGGACAACAGAAGTCAACGGATCACTGCAG TCTGTGGGAAGCGGTAACTTCCTGGTGACATTCAGTGGAGTCCCGGCAGGTGACTTTGTGATTCgcctgagaggagaggaaaccagCTCCACGTCCAGGTCAACGCAGAGAAGCTTCCAGAGACAAGCCTCAACACAGATCACGACATCCAGCATCTCTGTTATT GCTCAAGCCAACAACACCAACATTGAACCAGGCTCCACCATCTCAGTCCCTTTCACAGTTGCCACAACCGCCAACGGAGTTGTTAATGACTCTGCAACCGGGACTTTCACAGTCCAAGTGAACAATGACCGCGGTTATTCTTTAACTGCACCCGACACCGTTACCATAGCAGCGGGCAAAGCCAACGGCACCGTCACCTTAACAGCACCAGCCAGTGCCGTGTCAGGAACAGACGTGACCCTCACCATTCAGGCAGAAAACACAGCTGCCAACGACATCAACTTCACCGTCCTCAGGTTGTCTATTGTTGCCAAG GTGACGGATATTACCCGCCCAGTGTGCCAGGTAGTCAGTTCATCCACCAATTGTCCCTCCTCCCCAGCGCTCTGTACTTCCTCCCAATGGGAATTCGTTGCCAATCTCACCGATGGCATCAACGGAACTGGCATCGAGAGCCTGACCATCCGCCAAGGGAACGGTACCCTAAACACCAGCACTGCGACTGGAGCAGAGGGGGAAAACATTACAGTGGCTACCTacagcgcctcctgctgctcacAGAATGTAGTGCTGGCTGCTGTGGACAGGGTGGGTAATGTGGGGACATGTGTGGGACAGGCTAGAGAATCTACCACGAATGTGTCCACTGCTGCCCCCGTACTTAACACAACATCCATGACTACAGCTGCACTTAACACAACATCTGCAGGAAGCCCCACAGAGAGCATATCCCGCTATATCTATTTGAGTGTTGCTTTTTCTATCCTTTGGAACTGA
- the LOC120825149 gene encoding cytoplasmic phosphatidylinositol transfer protein 1 has protein sequence MLLKEYRICMPLTVEEYRIGQLYMISKHSHEQSDRGEGVEVVQNEPFDDPAHGQGQFTEKRVYLNSKLPTWAQAVVPKIFYVTEKAWNYYPYTKTEYTCSFLPKFSIHIETKYEDNKGSNDNIFDNELKEQEREVCFVDIAYDEIPERYYKESEDLRYFKSDKTSRGILQEGWRDTQDPIMCSYKLVTVKFEVWGLQTRVEQFVHKVVRDVLLLGHRQAFAWVDEWIDMTMDEVREFERTIQEATNQKIGIFPPSISISETPLSSCSLTGPASAPTTPMCTDAPESLSVSKDRPRKKSAPEALTLPDPATSGDPQGSATSPVPISNHLQSSTPPASNEDIAEKQ, from the exons TATCGGATTGGGCAGCTGTACATGATCAGTAAACACAGCCACGAGCAGAGTGATCGAGGGGAAGGAGTGGAGGTTGTCCAGAACGAACCATTTGACGACCCGGCGCACGGCCAAGGACAGTTCACAGAGAAAAGGGTCTACCTCAACAG TAAATTACCCACCTGGGCTCAGGCGGTGGTTCCCAAAATCTTCTACGTGACAGAGAAAGCGTGGAACTACTACCCTTACACCAAAACAG AATATACA TGCTCATTCTTGCCCAAGTTCTCCATCCACATAGAGACAAAATACGAGGACAACAAAGGAAGCAACGACAAT ATCTTTGACAACGagctgaaggagcaggagagggaggtgTGCTTCGTCGACATCGCCTACGATGAGATCCCCGAGCGCTACTACAAAGAGTCTGAG GACCTGCGCTATTTCAAGTCTGATAAGACTTCTCGGGGGATTCTTCAGGAGGGCTGGAGAGACACCCAGGACCCCATCATGTGCTCATACAAACTGGTCACTGTCAAGTTTGAGGTGTGGGGTTTGCAGACCCGTGTGGAGCAGTTTGTACACAAG GTGGTTCGCGATGTGTTGCTGCTGGGACACAGACAGGCCTTTGCTTGGGTGGATGAGTGGATCG ACATGACAATGGATGAGGTGAGAGAGTTTGAGCGCACCATCCAGGAGGCCACCAACCAGAAGATAGGGATTTTTCCTCCGTCAATCTCCATCAGCGAGACGCCCCTGTCCTCCTGTTCCCTCACCGGTCCTGCCAGCGCCCCCACCACCCCGATGTGCACTGATGCGCCGGAGTCCCTCTCGGTCTCAAAGGACCGACCCCGCAAAAAGTCTGCTCCGGAAGCCCTCACCCTGCCTGACCCTGCCACAAGTGGCGATCCGCAAGGCTCTGCCACGAGCCCGGTGCCCATTTCAAACCACCTCCAATCATCTACCCCGCCCGCCTCCAACGAGGACATTGCTGAGAAGCAGTAG
- the vwa10.2 gene encoding von Willebrand factor A domain-containing protein 7 isoform X2: MRVLLMMAVVVSLPGVIYSFHPLFSFDGKSTTHRDITQRAALRKTAEVCRDIAASEGRDFSLTIDDSVSFAEVQTACSSTSLRSTFMFINSIANMYLSNAIVDVAYALSEKHHFDNERFHGGRDVITTGVAAVKASVRRENFVAGRSTLGGVFHTLQDFYSHSNWVELGNIAPYSTLIKPEQPLQNLADLSTPTCRNCIGGNCGTNLLEQSLLTSGYFNLFSPEKPAGKCSHGGRFDQTSTHDPVGGINKDAVDSSHGSLHQKAADLAVDATLELLEDIRLAVGDKNFLRLMGLSQASVLCFVIDTTGSMSDDIAEVKRVSFEIIDSKRGTPEEPPAYILVPFNDPDFGPLTVTTNADIFKDRINKLTASGGGDTPEFALSGLQLALTAAPPSSEIFVFTDAPAKDFYLKSTITALIQSSKCVVTFMITDVSARRRRRRGSQGVASRSMSQNDAQLYSDLAQASGGQAIEVSKSDLSFATRVILDSSATAVVTVFQVVRNPGRPDNFTFTVDGSLRNMTAYITGTSSLTFELTSSTGVTQSSSQSSGPLASFTTAGNLHRLNINTDNQTGLWEIRVNSSDTYSVKVTGQSSVNFIFNLVEADEGGRGDFSLKEGRPLSGGNASLLVSVTESDTVKVTEVTLLDSSGTTEVNGSLQSVGSGNFLVTFSGVPAGDFVIRLRGEETSSTSRSTQRSFQRQASTQITTSSISVIAQANNTNIEPGSTISVPFTVATTANGVVNDSATGTFTVQVNNDRGYSLTAPDTVTIAAGKANGTVTLTAPASAVSGTDVTLTIQAENTAANDINFTVLRLSIVAKVTDITRPVCQVVSSSTNCPSSPALCTSSQWEFVANLTDGINGTGIESLTIRQGNGTLNTSTATGAEGENITVATYSASCCSQNVVLAAVDRVGNVGTCVGQARESTTNVSTAAPVLNTTSMTTAALNTTSAGSPTESISRYIYLSVAFSILWN, from the exons ATGAGAGTCTTATTGATGATGGCCGTGGTCGTCTCCCTGCCAGGCGTCATTTACAGCTTCCATCCGCTCTTCTCCTTTGATGGAAAGTCCACCACTCACCGTGACATCACACAGAGGGCCGCCCTCAGAAAGACGGCCGAGGTCTGCAGAGATATCGCCGCCTCTGAGGGGCGGGACTTCAGCCTGACA ATCGATGACAGCGTGTCATTTGCCGAGGTGCAAACGGCCTGTTCCTCCACTTCCCTCCGCTCGACTTTCATGTTCATAAATTCCATCGCCAATATGTACCTCAGCAACGCAATAGTGGACGTTGCTTATGCGCTGAGTGAGAAGCACCATTTTGATAATGAGCGCTTCCATGGAGGACGTGATGTCATAACAACAG gCGTGGCTGCTGTGAAGGCCAGTGTGAGGAGGGAGAACTTTGTCGCAGGGAGGTCTACTCTTGGAGGGGTCTTTCATACCCTACAA GACTTCTACAGCCACAGTAACTGGGTGGAGCTGGGGAACATTGCTCCTTACAGCACTCTGATCAAACCAGAACAACCGCTCCAGAACCTGGCAG ACCTTAGTACACCGACATGTAGAAACTGTATCGGCGGGAACTGTGGGACGAACCTGCTGGAGCAGAGCCTTCTCACTTCAGGGTACTTCAACCTCTTCAGCCCAGAAAAACCTGCAG GTAAATGCAGCCATGGTGGACGTTTCGACCAGACGAGCACACATGACCCAGTGGGAGGCATTAATAAGGATGCTGTGGACTCCAGTCACGGCTCACTTCACCAGAAAGCTGCTGATTTGGCTGTGGATGCCACTCTGGAGCTACTGGAGGACATCCGACTAGCTGTTGGTGACAAGAACTTCCTGCG ATTGATGGGCCTCTCCCAGGCTTCTGTGCTGTGTTTTGTCATCGACACAACAGGCAGTATGAGTGATGACATAGCAGAGGTCAAGAGAGTGTCCTTCGAGATTATTGACAGCAAGAGGGGAACCCCGGAGGAGCCCCCGGCCTACATATTGGTACCCTTCAATGACCCAG ATTTTGGACCTCTGACTGTGACAACCAATGCAGACATCTTCAAAGACCGCATCAACAAGCTGACTGCaagcggaggaggagacacCCCAGAGTTTGCCTTGTCTGGACTGCAG CTTGCTCTGACTGCtgctccgccctcctctgagATCTTTGTCTTCACTGACGCTCCAGCTAAAGATTTTTACCTAAAAAGCACCATCACAGCCCTTATACAGAGCTCCAAATGTGTG GTCACTTTCATGATAACAGATGTCTCTGCTCGTCGACGGCGCCGCAGAGGTTCTCAGGGTGTGGCTTCACGTTCAATGAGCCAAAATGATGCCCAGCTGTACAGTGACTTAGCCCAAGCCTCTGGAGGTCAGGCCATTGAGGTCAGCAAGTCGGACCTCTCTTTTGCCACTAGAGTGATACTGGACTCATCAGCCACTGCTGTG GTGACAGTTTTTCAGGTAGTGAGGAATCCCGGACGGCCTGATAATTTTACGTTTACTGTTGATGGATCACTAAGGAACATGACTGCTTACATCACAGGAACATCCTCTCTCACTTTTGAGCTCACCAGCTCAACAG GTGTTACTCAGAGTTCCAGTCAGTCCAGTGGCCCTCTGGCGTCTTTCACCACAGCAGGAAACCTGCACCGTTTAAACATCAACACTGACAATCAAACCGGATTATGGGAGATTAGAGTTAACTCAAGCGACACCTACTCTGTCAAGGTCACAG GTCAAAGCTCAGTGAACTTCATTTTCAATCTCGTGGAAGCTGATGAGGGAGGCCGCGGGGACTTCAGCCTGAAGGAGGGACGTCCTCTTTCAG GTGGGAATGCCAGTCTCTTGGTCTCTGTGACAGAAAGTGACACGGTaaaggtcacagaggtcacTCTGTTGGACAGCTCAGGGACAACAGAAGTCAACGGATCACTGCAG TCTGTGGGAAGCGGTAACTTCCTGGTGACATTCAGTGGAGTCCCGGCAGGTGACTTTGTGATTCgcctgagaggagaggaaaccagCTCCACGTCCAGGTCAACGCAGAGAAGCTTCCAGAGACAAGCCTCAACACAGATCACGACATCCAGCATCTCTGTTATT GCTCAAGCCAACAACACCAACATTGAACCAGGCTCCACCATCTCAGTCCCTTTCACAGTTGCCACAACCGCCAACGGAGTTGTTAATGACTCTGCAACCGGGACTTTCACAGTCCAAGTGAACAATGACCGCGGTTATTCTTTAACTGCACCCGACACCGTTACCATAGCAGCGGGCAAAGCCAACGGCACCGTCACCTTAACAGCACCAGCCAGTGCCGTGTCAGGAACAGACGTGACCCTCACCATTCAGGCAGAAAACACAGCTGCCAACGACATCAACTTCACCGTCCTCAGGTTGTCTATTGTTGCCAAG GTGACGGATATTACCCGCCCAGTGTGCCAGGTAGTCAGTTCATCCACCAATTGTCCCTCCTCCCCAGCGCTCTGTACTTCCTCCCAATGGGAATTCGTTGCCAATCTCACCGATGGCATCAACGGAACTGGCATCGAGAGCCTGACCATCCGCCAAGGGAACGGTACCCTAAACACCAGCACTGCGACTGGAGCAGAGGGGGAAAACATTACAGTGGCTACCTacagcgcctcctgctgctcacAGAATGTAGTGCTGGCTGCTGTGGACAGGGTGGGTAATGTGGGGACATGTGTGGGACAGGCTAGAGAATCTACCACGAATGTGTCCACTGCTGCCCCCGTACTTAACACAACATCCATGACTACAGCTGCACTTAACACAACATCTGCAGGAAGCCCCACAGAGAGCATATCCCGCTATATCTATTTGAGTGTTGCTTTTTCTATCCTTTGGAACTGA